One genomic window of Blastopirellula retiformator includes the following:
- a CDS encoding ankyrin repeat domain-containing protein produces the protein MFDKSANQALGRAIYAQDLEQVQAVLAANPSLVRDFVTTEDLKRPWLSVAVKHGSAEIVAAMLDAGYNIDVQTIPTSDTPLHAAILSEKDEVVELLIARGANPNLDRSLVSALNWKLTPERRLRYATLLVEAGVELNRLYNLYDDPGCRLAAIDWTDDPAVIELLRQHGAKTAYELEAEREEV, from the coding sequence TTGTTCGATAAGTCCGCCAATCAAGCCTTGGGCCGCGCCATTTACGCCCAAGACCTAGAGCAGGTTCAAGCAGTCCTGGCCGCCAACCCCTCGCTGGTCCGAGACTTCGTCACCACCGAGGACCTCAAGCGTCCGTGGCTAAGCGTCGCCGTCAAACATGGCAGCGCCGAGATCGTCGCGGCGATGCTCGACGCTGGCTACAATATCGACGTTCAGACGATTCCGACCAGCGATACTCCGTTGCATGCGGCGATCTTGTCGGAAAAGGACGAAGTGGTCGAACTGCTGATCGCCCGCGGCGCCAATCCCAATCTCGATCGCTCGCTCGTCTCGGCGCTGAACTGGAAGCTGACGCCAGAGCGTCGCCTGCGGTACGCCACTTTGCTGGTCGAAGCCGGCGTCGAACTGAACCGGCTCTACAATCTGTACGACGACCCCGGCTGCCGCCTGGCCGCGATCGACTGGACCGACGATCCGGCGGTGATCGAGTTGCTCCGCCAGCATGGGGCGAAAACCGCCTACGAACTGGAAGCGGAGCGGGAAGAAGTCTAA
- a CDS encoding site-2 protease family protein has protein sequence MKWSLRIGTLFGIGVYVHFTFLIILVWFAALHWTRGDDLSDTLFGLAMVAAIFFIVVLHELGHALAARRYGIGTKDITLLPIGGVARLERMPEDPKQELVVALAGPMVNVVLAILFFVLALLIGSLATDRNLALQYLGSAFGENASMKTMTDLTFWQQTAAVCFILFGFNVVMVIFNLLPAFPMDGGRVLRAFLAMNMDYVQATQVAAGVGQLMAFLFGFFGLFYNPLLVFIALFVWMGATAEASMVQRKFALTGIPIRSVMITHFETVRPDETLGVAASHVLAGFQQDFPVVDGGQVVGMLTKHDLLKALAENGNQAPISGVMRTDFQVATPSEMLQIAYERLQKGACNSMPIVANGQIVGVLDLENVGEFIAIRSALRQSQG, from the coding sequence ATGAAATGGTCGTTACGGATCGGCACCCTGTTCGGCATCGGCGTGTACGTCCACTTCACCTTCCTGATCATTCTGGTCTGGTTCGCGGCGCTCCATTGGACGCGCGGCGATGATCTGAGCGATACCCTGTTTGGCCTGGCGATGGTCGCAGCGATCTTTTTTATCGTTGTGCTGCACGAGTTGGGACACGCCCTGGCCGCGCGGCGCTACGGAATCGGTACGAAAGACATCACGCTGCTGCCGATCGGCGGCGTCGCTCGGCTGGAACGGATGCCGGAAGACCCGAAACAAGAGCTGGTCGTGGCGCTCGCCGGCCCGATGGTCAACGTGGTCTTGGCAATTCTGTTCTTCGTCCTGGCGCTGCTAATCGGCAGCCTAGCCACCGATCGCAATCTCGCCCTGCAGTATCTTGGTTCGGCTTTTGGTGAGAACGCGTCGATGAAGACGATGACCGACCTGACCTTCTGGCAACAGACGGCGGCCGTCTGCTTCATCCTGTTCGGCTTTAACGTGGTGATGGTCATTTTCAACTTGCTCCCCGCCTTTCCGATGGACGGGGGACGGGTGCTGCGGGCCTTTCTGGCGATGAATATGGACTACGTTCAGGCCACGCAGGTCGCCGCCGGCGTCGGGCAGTTGATGGCGTTTCTGTTCGGCTTCTTCGGCCTGTTTTACAATCCGCTCCTGGTCTTTATTGCGCTGTTCGTCTGGATGGGAGCGACCGCCGAAGCGTCGATGGTGCAGCGGAAATTCGCGCTAACCGGCATCCCAATCCGCAGCGTGATGATTACCCATTTCGAGACGGTTCGCCCCGACGAAACCTTGGGCGTCGCCGCCAGTCACGTGCTGGCCGGCTTTCAGCAAGACTTTCCGGTGGTCGACGGCGGCCAAGTGGTTGGCATGCTGACCAAGCACGATCTGCTGAAAGCCCTGGCCGAGAACGGCAATCAGGCGCCCATCAGCGGCGTGATGCGGACCGATTTTCAGGTCGCTACGCCCAGCGAAATGCTGCAAATCGCCTACGAACGGCTGCAAAAAGGCGCCTGTAACTCGATGCCGATCGTCGCCAATGGCCAGATTGTGGGCGTGCTCGACCTGGAAAACGTCGGCGAGTTTATCGCCATCCGGTCGGCGCTGCGGCAAAGTCAGGGTTAG